Proteins encoded together in one Mycobacterium sp. MS1601 window:
- a CDS encoding MMPL family transporter has protein sequence MSTFLHRLGRFAYARPWAVLGVWLALIAVVAGLLLVNPPKISNEMRINGTPAQEVIDQLATDLPEMSGGQGMIAFVAPDGQRIDHGANLAALMSAVDAVSHAEHVLDPRAAAQEELAKGAASPTLTAGAAIERVQHQLPPPANAPAPLTIDGQPVPGLVVSADGQTALFQFQFDKQTNDLPTGAVEHVVDQATAAATGLQVLPSASMAQLPEIIGAGEVVGVMVAALVLVITLGSLVAAGLPLATALTSVAVGVGGTFLLSHVFVMQSITAVLAIMLGLAVGIDYAMFIVNRQRRLILDHGHSAADAAARAVGTSGSAVVFAGTTVVIALVALSVAGIPLLTTMALAAAFTVLVAVLAALTILPALLGLVGERICSAKARTQISVAGNHRFATAWVGAVLRHRVPVVIAGIALTAVLAIPALGMHLGLPAGSGYNEGTSQRASYDVVAEHYGDGFNGPLLVVAEKYALTQAEIAEVYTDLRLLDGVQAVTMQLVSDGSDKAVFSVVPTAGPTDEATADLVRAIRDHAGPLADATDIDLGVTGITAMGIDISDRIAAAIPLYIGVVVGLSLLVLTLVFRSIAVPVKATVGFLLSILATFGATTAVFQWGWLQQLFGLSATGPIMSLLPIIVTGVLYGLAMDYQVFLVSSMKEAHVHGLHGDDAVAHGFTQAARVVTAAAVIMMAVFAGFVFNADPMIKQIGFALAFGVFIDAFVVRMTMVPAVMSLLGDRAWWLPKRLDRRLPDLDIEGDKLNRELAATT, from the coding sequence ATGTCGACCTTCCTTCATCGCCTGGGGCGCTTCGCGTACGCCCGCCCGTGGGCTGTACTGGGTGTCTGGCTGGCGTTGATCGCCGTTGTCGCCGGCCTGTTGCTGGTCAATCCCCCCAAGATCTCCAACGAGATGCGGATCAACGGCACGCCTGCGCAGGAGGTCATCGACCAGCTGGCCACCGACCTGCCCGAGATGTCCGGCGGTCAGGGCATGATCGCCTTCGTCGCTCCTGACGGTCAGCGCATCGACCACGGCGCCAACCTCGCGGCTCTGATGTCGGCGGTGGATGCGGTGTCCCACGCCGAGCACGTCCTCGACCCGCGCGCGGCGGCACAGGAGGAGCTCGCCAAAGGCGCCGCCAGCCCGACGTTGACAGCGGGCGCGGCCATCGAACGCGTCCAGCACCAGCTGCCGCCGCCGGCCAATGCACCGGCGCCGCTGACCATCGACGGTCAACCGGTGCCCGGGCTCGTAGTCTCGGCCGACGGCCAGACCGCCCTGTTCCAGTTCCAGTTCGACAAGCAGACCAACGACCTGCCCACCGGTGCGGTGGAGCACGTCGTCGATCAGGCCACCGCCGCCGCCACCGGCCTGCAGGTGTTGCCGTCGGCGTCCATGGCACAGCTGCCGGAGATCATCGGTGCAGGTGAGGTCGTCGGCGTCATGGTGGCCGCGCTGGTGCTCGTCATCACCCTCGGTTCCCTGGTGGCCGCGGGGTTGCCGCTGGCGACCGCGCTGACATCGGTGGCGGTCGGTGTCGGTGGCACGTTCCTGCTCTCACATGTCTTCGTCATGCAGTCCATCACCGCGGTGCTCGCCATCATGCTGGGCCTGGCCGTCGGCATCGACTACGCCATGTTCATCGTCAACCGGCAGCGTCGCCTGATCCTCGACCACGGCCACAGCGCCGCCGACGCGGCCGCGCGTGCGGTGGGTACGTCCGGCAGCGCCGTGGTGTTCGCCGGTACGACGGTGGTGATCGCGCTGGTCGCCCTGTCGGTGGCGGGCATTCCGCTGCTCACCACCATGGCGCTGGCCGCTGCGTTCACTGTGCTGGTGGCCGTGCTGGCCGCGCTGACCATCCTGCCCGCGTTGCTGGGCCTGGTCGGCGAACGCATCTGCTCGGCCAAGGCACGCACCCAGATCTCTGTTGCGGGCAACCACCGCTTTGCGACGGCCTGGGTGGGAGCGGTGCTGCGGCACCGTGTCCCGGTGGTGATCGCCGGCATTGCGCTGACCGCTGTCCTCGCCATCCCTGCCCTCGGCATGCACCTCGGTCTGCCCGCCGGCTCCGGCTACAACGAGGGCACTTCTCAGCGGGCCAGCTACGACGTGGTGGCCGAGCACTATGGCGACGGGTTCAACGGCCCGCTGCTGGTGGTGGCCGAAAAGTACGCGCTGACCCAGGCGGAGATCGCCGAGGTCTACACCGACCTGCGTCTCCTCGACGGCGTGCAGGCGGTCACCATGCAGCTGGTGTCGGACGGATCGGACAAGGCTGTCTTCTCCGTGGTGCCCACCGCAGGCCCCACCGACGAGGCGACTGCCGATCTGGTCCGCGCCATTCGCGACCATGCGGGGCCGCTGGCCGATGCCACCGACATCGACCTCGGCGTCACCGGCATCACCGCCATGGGTATCGACATCTCAGACCGGATTGCCGCCGCTATTCCGCTGTACATCGGTGTGGTGGTGGGTCTTTCGCTGCTGGTGCTCACCCTGGTGTTCCGCTCGATCGCAGTGCCGGTGAAGGCCACCGTCGGCTTCCTGCTCAGCATCCTGGCCACTTTCGGCGCGACGACCGCGGTATTCCAATGGGGCTGGTTACAGCAGCTGTTCGGGCTCAGCGCCACCGGGCCGATCATGAGCCTGCTGCCCATCATCGTGACTGGCGTGCTCTACGGCCTGGCGATGGACTACCAGGTGTTCCTGGTGTCGTCGATGAAGGAAGCGCACGTGCACGGACTGCATGGCGACGACGCCGTGGCCCATGGCTTCACCCAGGCCGCCCGGGTGGTGACGGCCGCGGCGGTGATCATGATGGCGGTCTTCGCGGGCTTCGTGTTCAATGCGGACCCGATGATCAAACAGATCGGATTCGCCTTGGCCTTCGGCGTTTTCATCGACGCCTTCGTGGTGCGGATGACGATGGTGCCCGCGGTGATGTCGCTGTTGGGCGACCGTGCCTGGTGGCTGCCGAAGCGGTTGGACCGGAGGCTGCCCGATCTCGACATCGAAGGCGACAAGCTCAACCGGGAGCTGGCGGCCACTACTTGA
- a CDS encoding acyl-CoA dehydrogenase family protein, producing MAEYVFSEEQQELRQAVRKFCGDNFDEQTVRRLMESTPRFDLKVWQRLGTELGVLGLSAPEDQGGAGGTLVDQAVAVEEMGAALACGPLFGTVFLSIPALVAAPASPERDALLADLVEGRRTAAFAIADRAATLDSTTVTSDGATVSGTVERVVDAGTADALLVAATGPDGTALYTVDGSATDRTELVTLDLTRPQATVRFDSAPAQLIAGPTEATRVITHALQVGATLLAVEQVGIAAHLLNLAVDYAKNRLQFGRPIGSFQAVKHRLADMLVDAEHARSTAYHAAWALSDGSDDAELSAAIAQATCSAAAARIAADTVQVLGGIGFTWEHQTHLYFKRAATDAALLGSAEQHRDRVAAMVLDTAAAERVPRVATGA from the coding sequence GTGGCTGAGTACGTCTTTTCCGAAGAGCAACAGGAGCTGCGCCAAGCGGTCCGCAAGTTCTGCGGCGACAACTTCGACGAGCAGACGGTGCGCCGACTCATGGAGTCGACACCACGATTCGACCTCAAGGTGTGGCAACGCCTGGGCACCGAACTCGGGGTGCTCGGTCTGTCGGCCCCCGAAGATCAGGGCGGCGCCGGCGGCACGCTGGTCGACCAGGCGGTGGCTGTCGAGGAAATGGGCGCGGCGCTGGCCTGCGGTCCGCTGTTCGGCACCGTCTTCCTGTCGATTCCGGCGTTGGTGGCCGCCCCCGCCTCACCGGAACGCGATGCGTTGCTGGCCGATCTGGTGGAAGGCCGCCGCACCGCGGCCTTCGCTATCGCCGATCGCGCAGCCACATTGGACTCCACAACAGTCACCTCCGACGGCGCAACCGTCTCGGGCACCGTCGAGCGCGTAGTCGATGCCGGCACGGCCGACGCACTACTGGTTGCCGCGACAGGCCCGGACGGGACAGCGCTGTACACCGTCGACGGCTCGGCCACCGACCGCACCGAGCTGGTCACCCTGGATCTGACCCGTCCGCAGGCGACGGTGCGGTTCGATTCCGCACCAGCGCAATTGATCGCCGGCCCCACCGAGGCGACGCGGGTGATCACCCACGCACTGCAGGTCGGGGCCACACTGCTGGCCGTCGAGCAAGTCGGCATCGCCGCTCACCTGCTGAATCTGGCTGTCGACTACGCCAAGAATCGCCTGCAGTTCGGCAGGCCAATCGGCTCGTTCCAGGCCGTCAAACACCGACTGGCTGACATGCTGGTGGACGCCGAGCATGCCCGCTCCACGGCGTATCACGCGGCGTGGGCGCTGTCCGACGGCAGCGACGACGCCGAGTTGTCGGCCGCCATCGCGCAGGCAACATGCTCGGCCGCGGCGGCCAGGATCGCCGCCGACACCGTGCAGGTGCTCGGCGGTATCGGATTCACCTGGGAACACCAGACGCATCTGTACTTCAAGCGGGCGGCCACCGATGCGGCGTTACTGGGTTCAGCCGAGCAGCACCGGGACCGCGTGGCGGCGATGGTATTGGATACAGCTGCGGCAGAACGGGTTCCGCGGGTTGCCACAGGCGCTTAG
- a CDS encoding TetR/AcrR family transcriptional regulator, with protein MRKLVLYSGAMARVGLREQKKAETRAALSKAALDLAGQHGLDAVTVDAIAERAHVSARTFRNYFSSKEDAILALLEDVHRQVADTLALRDPDEHVLDSLAAAVSELVSSADAVDRTVSVVRLVSQYPSLIARTMVAHDAMTARMVAEIARRTGTDPHTDLYPRLVYHACSAVTAAIVEMLAESPPPTESAEALVHRGFAQLRNGLAGP; from the coding sequence ATGAGGAAGCTCGTGCTCTACAGTGGCGCAATGGCGCGCGTGGGATTGCGGGAGCAGAAGAAAGCCGAGACCCGAGCCGCACTGAGCAAGGCGGCCTTGGACCTCGCCGGACAGCACGGCCTGGACGCGGTCACCGTCGACGCCATCGCCGAACGTGCCCACGTGTCCGCCCGTACGTTCAGAAACTATTTCTCCAGCAAGGAGGACGCCATTCTGGCGTTGCTCGAGGACGTCCACCGCCAGGTGGCCGACACTCTCGCGCTCCGCGACCCCGACGAACACGTACTGGACTCCCTGGCCGCCGCGGTGAGCGAACTGGTGTCCTCCGCCGATGCGGTGGACCGCACCGTCAGCGTGGTGCGACTGGTGAGCCAATATCCCTCGCTGATCGCCAGGACCATGGTGGCCCACGACGCGATGACGGCGCGCATGGTCGCCGAGATCGCCAGGCGCACCGGCACCGATCCGCACACCGACCTCTACCCGCGCCTGGTCTACCACGCCTGCAGCGCCGTCACGGCCGCCATCGTGGAGATGCTGGCCGAGTCGCCGCCTCCGACTGAATCAGCAGAAGCACTGGTGCACAGAGGATTTGCTCAGCTGCGCAACGGCCTGGCTGGCCCATGA
- a CDS encoding acyl-CoA dehydrogenase family protein: MSTTSDEERVAELARGVVAEHHPKSVPVQEFLGACFDAGLSWVHFPQGQGGLGVSRGLQAVADRILQGAGGPVPLGLNPMGYGMAAPTVREHAQTDEVKQRLLRPLATTEHIWCQLFSEPGAGSDLAGLATSAVKDGDDWVINGQKVWTSLAHRARWGLLLARTDPDLPKHKGLTYFVIDMHSPGVETRPLRQMTGQAEFNEVYFTDARIPDTMRLGAVNDGWRVAMTTLMNERSALGGSGTRRGAGTIADATALWASRPDLQTPVLRDRLTQLWLRAEAQRLTSERSRASAGVGGPGPEGSIGKLVGAELNQHIYQWCMDLLGAEGVLYHTYDLLHEDDQADWRGPVQQRFLRSRANTIEGGTSDVMRNILGERVLGLPGDLRADAGMPWKEIPRG; encoded by the coding sequence ATGAGCACCACATCTGACGAGGAGCGGGTCGCCGAGTTGGCCCGCGGGGTGGTGGCCGAGCACCACCCCAAGTCCGTCCCGGTCCAGGAGTTTCTCGGCGCATGCTTCGACGCCGGCCTGTCCTGGGTGCACTTCCCGCAGGGCCAGGGCGGCCTCGGGGTGTCGCGGGGGCTACAGGCCGTGGCCGACCGCATCCTGCAGGGCGCCGGCGGCCCGGTCCCGCTGGGGCTCAATCCGATGGGCTACGGGATGGCGGCGCCGACGGTCCGTGAGCACGCTCAGACCGACGAGGTGAAACAGCGGCTACTGCGGCCACTGGCCACCACCGAGCACATCTGGTGCCAGCTGTTCTCCGAGCCGGGTGCGGGCTCGGACCTGGCCGGTTTGGCGACGTCCGCGGTGAAGGACGGGGACGACTGGGTGATCAACGGTCAGAAGGTGTGGACGTCGCTGGCCCACCGCGCCCGCTGGGGGCTGCTGCTGGCCCGCACCGACCCGGACCTGCCCAAGCACAAGGGGCTGACGTACTTCGTCATCGACATGCACTCCCCCGGTGTCGAGACCCGCCCGCTGCGGCAGATGACCGGGCAGGCCGAGTTCAACGAGGTCTACTTCACCGACGCCCGCATCCCGGACACCATGCGCCTCGGCGCCGTGAACGACGGCTGGCGCGTCGCGATGACCACCCTGATGAACGAGCGCAGCGCCCTGGGCGGCAGCGGAACACGCCGCGGAGCAGGCACCATCGCCGACGCCACCGCGCTGTGGGCGTCGCGTCCCGACCTGCAGACCCCGGTGCTGCGTGACCGGCTCACCCAGCTGTGGTTGCGCGCAGAGGCGCAGCGGCTGACCTCGGAGCGCTCGCGGGCCTCGGCCGGCGTGGGCGGACCCGGTCCCGAAGGGTCCATCGGCAAGCTGGTGGGCGCCGAGCTGAACCAGCATATCTACCAGTGGTGCATGGATCTGCTTGGCGCAGAAGGGGTTCTGTACCACACCTACGACCTGCTACACGAGGACGACCAGGCGGACTGGCGCGGCCCGGTGCAACAGCGGTTCCTGCGTAGCCGAGCCAACACCATCGAGGGTGGCACCTCGGACGTCATGCGCAACATCCTGGGTGAGCGGGTGCTGGGGCTGCCCGGTGATCTGCGCGCCGATGCCGGTATGCCCTGGAAGGAGATCCCCCGTGGCTGA
- the lipE gene encoding lipase LipE, with product MTADGRIAVPADLDSVTDTGDEHPGSLHPDALNRIWSAARYWYAAGMHPAIQVCLRHRGRVVLNRAIGHGWGNGPADQPGAEKIPVTTATPFCVYSAAKAITTTVVHMLVERGEFSLDDRVCDYLPTYTSHGKDRTTIRHVMTHSAGVPFATGPRVDLKRMNDSEYAREMLGKLKPVYRPGLVHIYHGLTWGPLMREIVSAATGRDIREILATEILDPLGFRWTNYGVAPDDVPLVAPSHVTGKPLPAPIAKAFKIAVGGTPQRIIPFSNTREFLTSVIPSSSTVSNACELSRFAEILVRGGELDGVEVLSPQTLRAASAEARRLRPDLAVGLKPMRWGTGYMLGSKRFGPFGRDAAAAFGHTGLTDIAVWADPSRDLAAAVVSSGKPSGHPEAGRYTALLDTIAREIPLR from the coding sequence ATGACTGCCGACGGTCGGATCGCCGTACCGGCCGACCTGGACTCCGTCACCGATACCGGCGACGAGCACCCGGGCAGCCTCCACCCGGATGCACTGAATCGCATCTGGTCGGCAGCCCGATACTGGTACGCCGCGGGGATGCATCCGGCCATCCAGGTGTGCCTGCGTCATCGCGGCCGGGTGGTGCTCAACCGCGCCATCGGCCACGGCTGGGGCAACGGCCCCGCCGACCAACCCGGTGCCGAGAAGATCCCCGTCACCACCGCCACGCCGTTCTGCGTCTACTCCGCCGCCAAGGCCATCACCACCACGGTGGTGCACATGCTCGTCGAGCGCGGCGAATTCTCCCTCGACGACCGGGTGTGTGACTACCTGCCGACCTACACCAGCCACGGCAAAGATCGCACCACCATCCGGCACGTGATGACCCACAGTGCCGGGGTGCCGTTCGCCACCGGTCCGCGGGTGGACCTCAAGCGCATGAATGACAGCGAGTACGCCCGCGAGATGCTGGGCAAGCTCAAACCCGTCTACCGGCCCGGCCTGGTGCACATCTACCACGGGCTGACGTGGGGACCGCTGATGCGTGAGATCGTCTCGGCCGCCACCGGACGCGACATCCGCGAGATCCTGGCCACCGAAATCCTGGATCCCCTCGGTTTCCGCTGGACCAACTACGGTGTGGCACCGGACGATGTCCCACTCGTGGCGCCCAGCCATGTCACCGGCAAACCGCTGCCCGCACCGATTGCCAAGGCGTTCAAGATCGCTGTCGGCGGCACGCCGCAGCGCATCATCCCGTTCTCCAACACGCGTGAGTTCCTCACCAGCGTCATCCCGTCGTCGAGCACTGTGTCCAATGCCTGCGAGCTGTCCCGGTTCGCCGAGATCTTGGTCCGCGGAGGCGAACTCGACGGGGTTGAGGTGCTCTCGCCGCAGACCTTGCGCGCCGCCAGCGCCGAAGCCCGACGCCTGCGTCCCGACTTGGCCGTCGGGCTGAAGCCGATGCGTTGGGGCACCGGATACATGTTGGGCTCCAAGCGGTTCGGGCCGTTCGGTCGTGACGCCGCTGCAGCCTTCGGGCACACCGGGCTGACCGACATCGCAGTGTGGGCCGACCCTTCCCGCGATCTGGCCGCCGCAGTGGTCAGCAGCGGCAAGCCCAGCGGGCACCCCGAAGCGGGCAGGTACACCGCGCTACTCGACACCATCGCCCGCGAGATCCCGCTCCGCTGA
- a CDS encoding VTT domain-containing protein — protein sequence MALPEVMDPMFWLGEHGPFASAVLVGVFVIVFTETGLLFPFLPGDTLLFTAGLIAAQPHSAVDLWSVGLCAAAAAAAGGQVGYWLGRRIGPALFAKPDARFFKQRYLTESHAFFDRHGPKALLIAPFIGVVRTFIPVVAGIAGMRYRNFVLFNVIGSTLWGIGLTTVGYFLGNVEFVAHHLELMVVAIAVLSCIPVIVTVARAATITRRHRAELGGRRRVRRRRRCCRIHEPVPRPPGCR from the coding sequence ATGGCGTTGCCCGAGGTCATGGATCCGATGTTTTGGCTCGGCGAGCACGGGCCGTTCGCCTCTGCCGTTCTGGTGGGCGTCTTCGTCATCGTCTTCACCGAGACTGGCCTACTGTTCCCGTTCCTGCCCGGCGATACCTTACTTTTCACCGCCGGTCTGATTGCGGCACAGCCACATTCCGCCGTCGATCTGTGGTCGGTGGGGTTGTGCGCAGCGGCAGCGGCCGCCGCGGGCGGGCAGGTCGGCTACTGGCTGGGACGCCGCATCGGCCCGGCGTTGTTCGCCAAACCCGATGCCCGCTTCTTCAAACAGCGTTACCTCACCGAGTCGCACGCCTTCTTCGACAGGCACGGCCCGAAGGCGCTCTTGATCGCCCCGTTCATCGGCGTGGTGCGGACGTTTATCCCGGTGGTGGCCGGCATCGCCGGCATGCGCTACCGGAACTTCGTGCTGTTCAACGTCATCGGCAGCACGCTGTGGGGTATCGGCCTCACCACCGTGGGCTACTTCCTGGGCAATGTCGAGTTCGTGGCACACCATCTGGAACTGATGGTGGTCGCCATCGCGGTGCTGTCCTGCATTCCGGTGATCGTCACCGTCGCGCGGGCCGCAACGATCACCCGTCGTCACCGCGCGGAACTCGGTGGTCGTCGTCGCGTTCGTCGACGGCGACGGTGCTGTCGAATTCACGAGCCCGTTCCTCGGCCTCCCGGCTGCCGCTGA
- a CDS encoding HAD family hydrolase, with protein MESATDAVSEGPQGPHVGAFFDVDGTLVDGFTAVPHAGHRIKRRQARIGEVLGIVEAATRYRLGRMEFERLVVRAAGYLRGESLADLDVLGADLFTRRIESRMFPQMRDVVAAHQRRGHTVVILTSALNIHIDALARSLGITHVLCNHFAVDADGRLTGDIKRPIIWGTRKAEALLTFSEQHQLELQSSYFYSDGEEDLPSMRLVGNPRPVNPRRTLAATAADAGWPVLRVSTATSRGA; from the coding sequence ATGGAATCCGCGACGGACGCGGTCTCCGAGGGACCGCAAGGCCCACACGTCGGCGCGTTTTTCGACGTCGACGGCACACTGGTGGACGGGTTCACCGCGGTGCCGCACGCGGGGCATCGCATCAAGCGGCGGCAAGCCAGAATCGGCGAAGTACTCGGCATCGTGGAGGCCGCCACCCGGTATCGCCTGGGCCGCATGGAGTTCGAACGCCTGGTGGTACGCGCAGCCGGATACCTGCGAGGTGAATCGCTGGCCGACTTGGACGTGTTGGGCGCTGACCTGTTCACCCGACGCATCGAGTCCAGGATGTTCCCGCAGATGCGCGACGTCGTCGCCGCACACCAACGGCGAGGCCACACGGTCGTGATCCTGACCTCGGCGCTCAACATCCACATCGATGCCCTGGCGCGGTCGCTCGGCATCACCCACGTGCTCTGCAACCACTTCGCGGTGGATGCCGACGGCCGGCTCACCGGCGACATCAAAAGACCCATCATCTGGGGCACCCGCAAAGCCGAGGCGCTGCTGACGTTCAGCGAGCAGCATCAACTGGAACTTCAGTCGAGCTACTTCTACTCCGACGGCGAGGAGGATCTGCCGTCGATGCGGTTGGTGGGCAATCCGCGCCCGGTGAACCCGCGCCGGACGCTGGCGGCTACCGCTGCCGACGCGGGGTGGCCCGTGCTGCGGGTGAGCACCGCCACCTCTCGCGGCGCCTAG
- a CDS encoding TetR/AcrR family transcriptional regulator, giving the protein MTETAPQAPPAKRRRADAFANVNRIVEAAKDVFSAHGDSATLTDVAARAGVGNATLYRHFPNRQALAAAVYEDIFLTEVQPVITALVESDAPRESFLDVIERLTDVMVQQRPLLSSLDQLSELTVTLFRRNQDLVEAVVERGQQKGELRLDITADDVTNFVAMVTTATVALNQPAELRRRYLSLMADALNPAGAQPLP; this is encoded by the coding sequence GTGACCGAGACCGCGCCCCAGGCGCCGCCGGCCAAGCGTCGCCGCGCGGATGCCTTCGCCAACGTCAACCGCATTGTCGAGGCGGCCAAGGACGTCTTCTCGGCACACGGCGACTCGGCCACGCTCACCGACGTCGCCGCCAGGGCCGGCGTCGGCAACGCCACGCTGTACCGCCACTTTCCCAACCGGCAGGCGCTGGCGGCCGCCGTCTACGAGGACATCTTCCTCACCGAGGTGCAGCCGGTGATCACCGCGCTGGTGGAAAGCGATGCCCCGCGCGAATCCTTCCTCGACGTCATCGAGCGGCTCACCGACGTCATGGTGCAACAGCGGCCCCTGCTGTCCTCGCTCGACCAACTGTCCGAACTCACCGTCACACTGTTTCGCCGCAACCAGGACTTGGTCGAGGCAGTAGTCGAGCGCGGCCAGCAGAAAGGCGAGCTGCGCCTGGACATCACCGCCGACGATGTGACCAACTTCGTGGCGATGGTCACCACGGCCACGGTGGCACTCAACCAGCCGGCCGAACTCCGCCGCCGCTATCTGAGCCTGATGGCCGATGCCCTGAACCCTGCTGGGGCTCAACCACTTCCGTAG
- a CDS encoding FAD-dependent oxidoreductase: MTERRVLVAGLGDTGVLTAIRLARDFDVIGISTKPGLLSGQELGVRLARPEAWARDYWIPFERFRGLDRVRTIQGTLTGADLDRNSVTVRRPDGDDVTVGYDALVIATGVTNGFWRRPTIQTGSDIAGDLRAAHQRLAAADSVMVLGGGAAAVSSAANLAAVWPQKTVHLYFPGERALLQHHRRIWNTVRRRLVDSGVVLHPGHRAVVPERFGFDSITDQPVHWSTGQPPARADAVLWTIGAVTPNTDWLPASLLDAQGYVRVLPDLQVPETSGVFAIGDVAATDPLRSSARNRADKLLAHNVAAWFAEKPLRDYRPPKRKWGSVLGVQADGLEVFAPSGHRFRFPAWSIDRILQPWIVRRGIYRGIRGPTRS, translated from the coding sequence GTGACCGAGCGCCGCGTCCTGGTGGCGGGCCTGGGTGACACCGGAGTGCTCACTGCCATTCGGTTGGCCCGAGACTTCGACGTCATCGGAATCTCGACGAAACCGGGACTGCTCAGCGGCCAAGAGCTCGGAGTAAGGCTGGCGCGGCCCGAGGCCTGGGCCCGCGACTACTGGATTCCCTTCGAGCGGTTCCGCGGCCTGGACCGGGTGCGGACCATCCAGGGCACCCTCACCGGCGCAGATCTCGACAGGAATTCGGTGACCGTCCGCCGGCCCGACGGCGACGATGTGACAGTCGGTTACGACGCCCTGGTGATCGCCACCGGTGTCACCAACGGCTTCTGGCGTAGGCCCACCATCCAAACGGGCTCAGATATCGCCGGGGATCTGCGCGCCGCACACCAGCGGTTGGCCGCGGCCGACTCGGTGATGGTGCTCGGTGGCGGTGCGGCAGCGGTCAGCAGCGCGGCCAACCTCGCGGCGGTGTGGCCGCAGAAGACCGTGCATCTGTACTTCCCCGGTGAGCGGGCATTGCTCCAGCATCACCGTCGCATCTGGAACACGGTGCGCCGCCGCCTCGTCGACAGCGGGGTCGTGTTGCATCCCGGTCACCGCGCCGTCGTCCCCGAGCGCTTCGGCTTCGACTCGATCACCGATCAGCCCGTGCACTGGAGCACCGGTCAGCCACCGGCGCGCGCCGACGCCGTGCTGTGGACCATCGGCGCGGTGACACCGAACACCGACTGGCTGCCCGCATCCTTGCTGGATGCGCAGGGCTATGTGCGGGTGCTGCCCGATCTGCAGGTACCCGAGACCTCCGGGGTGTTCGCCATCGGTGACGTCGCGGCCACCGATCCGCTGCGCAGCTCAGCACGCAACCGCGCCGACAAACTGTTGGCGCACAACGTAGCTGCGTGGTTTGCCGAAAAGCCGTTGCGGGATTACCGGCCGCCGAAACGCAAGTGGGGGTCGGTGCTGGGCGTGCAGGCGGACGGCCTCGAGGTGTTCGCACCGTCCGGGCACAGATTCCGCTTCCCGGCCTGGTCGATAGACCGCATTCTGCAGCCGTGGATCGTGCGCCGCGGAATCTACCGCGGCATCCGCGGACCAACGCGCTCCTAA
- a CDS encoding GGDEF domain-containing protein, with protein sequence MEYSRSVALFGRLVHDWWSEPVDYAAQVQYFSKRSIATAVQVLIGLGTGLNAVISAVVLLPSATNSGSRFAVAVFVALQLFWAWVWCRGPWPPRWASGAFVATADIAITVMVLLDASWATGLFGLSFYTMLSVYLIFFEGPKALVAHITWILATTAALAIRIGLAAQFDVAGFAAMTLLPVALIVGTPLGIQAAIWALRKDANESISDPLTGLLNRRGLHMQFADLLHNVTTTEAEVTVMVIDLDRFKVINDNFGHTVGDGVLIGTARRIKSSVRGTALVARVGGEEFVVVDLASGWRAHHDLDRVRLAIAAQTDYAITASVGVTGVAVANFVAPGGDPAALLDATIERADQAMFIAKRNGGNATELL encoded by the coding sequence GTGGAGTACTCGAGAAGTGTGGCGCTGTTCGGCCGCCTCGTCCACGACTGGTGGAGCGAGCCGGTCGACTATGCCGCACAGGTGCAGTACTTCAGCAAGCGGTCAATCGCGACGGCGGTCCAGGTGCTCATCGGCCTGGGAACGGGCCTGAACGCGGTGATCTCAGCCGTTGTCTTGCTGCCTTCCGCCACCAACTCGGGGTCGCGGTTTGCCGTTGCGGTGTTTGTCGCGTTACAGCTCTTCTGGGCGTGGGTTTGGTGTCGCGGCCCTTGGCCGCCGCGGTGGGCGTCGGGTGCGTTCGTCGCCACCGCCGACATCGCGATCACCGTGATGGTCCTGCTCGATGCGAGTTGGGCGACAGGCCTGTTCGGGTTGAGCTTCTACACCATGCTCTCGGTGTACCTGATCTTCTTCGAGGGCCCCAAAGCGCTTGTGGCGCACATAACGTGGATTCTTGCGACAACGGCAGCCCTGGCCATTCGGATCGGCCTTGCCGCGCAGTTCGATGTTGCCGGATTCGCTGCAATGACACTGCTTCCGGTGGCGCTCATCGTCGGGACACCCCTGGGCATACAAGCCGCGATCTGGGCTCTTCGCAAGGACGCCAATGAGTCCATCAGCGATCCGCTGACCGGTCTGCTCAACCGGCGCGGCCTGCACATGCAGTTTGCCGACCTCCTGCACAATGTCACCACAACGGAGGCCGAGGTGACCGTGATGGTCATCGACCTGGATCGCTTCAAGGTGATCAATGACAACTTCGGACACACGGTGGGCGACGGGGTTCTGATAGGCACCGCGCGGCGCATCAAGTCCTCAGTGCGGGGAACTGCGCTGGTAGCGCGGGTAGGCGGCGAAGAATTTGTTGTCGTCGACCTGGCTTCGGGCTGGCGGGCCCATCACGACCTCGATCGCGTCAGACTGGCAATCGCCGCTCAGACCGACTACGCCATCACCGCAAGCGTCGGCGTGACCGGCGTGGCTGTCGCCAACTTTGTTGCCCCAGGCGGTGATCCTGCTGCGTTGCTCGATGCCACCATCGAGCGGGCTGACCAGGCGATGTTCATCGCGAAACGCAACGGCGGTAATGCAACAGAGCTGCTCTAG